A DNA window from Shewanella baltica contains the following coding sequences:
- a CDS encoding MlaA family lipoprotein encodes MKLKWMGLSLGLMLLPKVQAADVPTSDTIPQEAPAKVQITYDDPRDPFEGFNRAMWDFNYLYLDRYLYRPVAHGYNDYIPMPAKTGINNFVQNLEEPSSLVNNVLQGKWGWAANAGGRFTINSTVGLLGVIDVADMMGMSRKQDEFNEVLGYYGVPNGPYFMAPFAGPYVVRELASDWVDGLYFPLSELTMWQTVVKWGLKNLHSRASAIDQERLVDNALDPYAFVKDAYLQHMDYKVYDGNVPQKQDDDELLDQYMQELE; translated from the coding sequence ATGAAGTTAAAATGGATGGGATTATCTTTGGGGTTAATGCTGTTGCCTAAAGTGCAAGCGGCTGATGTGCCCACATCAGATACCATTCCGCAGGAAGCACCTGCTAAGGTACAAATCACCTATGATGATCCCCGCGACCCGTTTGAAGGCTTTAACCGTGCGATGTGGGATTTTAACTATCTTTATTTAGATAGATATTTATATCGTCCCGTAGCACATGGTTATAACGATTACATTCCTATGCCTGCTAAAACAGGCATAAATAATTTTGTACAGAATTTAGAAGAACCTAGCAGTTTGGTAAACAACGTGCTGCAGGGGAAGTGGGGCTGGGCGGCGAATGCCGGTGGACGCTTTACTATCAACTCAACTGTCGGTCTATTAGGTGTTATTGACGTCGCAGATATGATGGGTATGAGCCGTAAGCAAGATGAGTTTAACGAAGTACTTGGTTATTATGGCGTGCCTAATGGACCTTACTTCATGGCGCCATTTGCGGGTCCTTATGTCGTGCGAGAACTCGCGTCTGATTGGGTTGATGGTCTATACTTTCCCTTGTCTGAGCTGACAATGTGGCAAACCGTTGTTAAATGGGGACTTAAAAATCTTCATTCCAGAGCGTCTGCGATCGATCAAGAACGACTCGTTGATAATGCACTCGATCCTTATGCCTTTGTCAAAGATGCGTATTTACAACACATGGACTATAAAGTCTATGATGGAAATGTTCCTCAAAAACAAGATGATGATGAGTTACTCGATCAGTATATGCAGGAGCTTGAGTAA
- a CDS encoding response regulator — protein MALNGVAVLLVEDDPVFRQIVASFLDSRGAQVTQACDGEEGLSLFKSQHFDVVLADLSMPKLGGLDMLKEMTRLAPLVPSVVISGNNVMADVVEALRIGASDYLVKPVSDLFIIEQAIKQSLHSSYIDDTQAADFEALSHQELSDNLALLEQSVAAAKQVQQQLFPASNISYPAAKVDYSLYKNSDISSYFIDSTMVGSDHLIMYMAHLYPEDNRAAFACVLLRSFVNQKLKDFRNGQSQSIIEPFNMMSYLNERLVKSGLDIKADMIYVSIELTKYRAAIAQAGKGLRCYLRNDEGLSPLALSESLQLGVLDWGKPSIQFRSILPQEQLCIATSEPEHKQALLENKFKGLVYDAAMPEGGFLQLSL, from the coding sequence ATGGCGTTAAATGGTGTTGCGGTTCTTTTAGTTGAAGATGATCCGGTGTTCCGGCAGATTGTTGCTAGCTTTCTTGATAGTAGAGGCGCGCAAGTCACGCAAGCCTGTGACGGTGAAGAAGGATTATCACTTTTTAAATCGCAGCACTTTGATGTTGTTCTTGCAGACTTAAGCATGCCTAAGCTTGGCGGGCTCGACATGCTTAAGGAAATGACAAGGTTAGCGCCGCTAGTCCCTTCTGTTGTGATCTCAGGTAATAATGTCATGGCTGACGTTGTTGAGGCTTTACGCATTGGCGCCAGTGATTATCTCGTTAAACCAGTATCCGATTTATTCATCATTGAACAAGCGATTAAACAAAGCCTCCATAGTTCCTACATTGATGATACTCAAGCTGCAGATTTTGAAGCCCTATCCCATCAAGAGTTAAGCGACAACCTCGCCTTGCTCGAACAGAGTGTTGCTGCCGCAAAGCAAGTGCAGCAACAATTGTTCCCTGCATCAAACATAAGCTATCCGGCGGCTAAGGTTGACTACAGTCTGTATAAAAATAGTGACATTAGCAGTTACTTTATTGATTCAACTATGGTCGGTAGTGATCACTTGATCATGTATATGGCGCATTTATATCCCGAAGACAATCGTGCGGCTTTTGCCTGTGTTCTGCTGAGAAGTTTTGTTAATCAGAAACTTAAAGATTTTCGAAATGGCCAGAGTCAAAGTATTATTGAACCATTCAATATGATGAGCTACTTGAATGAACGTTTAGTCAAGTCGGGTCTCGATATCAAAGCGGATATGATTTATGTCTCTATTGAGCTGACAAAGTACCGTGCTGCTATTGCGCAGGCCGGGAAGGGGCTGCGTTGCTATTTGCGTAATGATGAGGGATTAAGCCCGCTAGCACTCTCAGAGAGTCTTCAGTTGGGTGTATTAGATTGGGGTAAACCGAGTATTCAGTTCCGCAGTATTTTACCGCAAGAGCAGTTATGTATTGCGACCAGTGAACCCGAACATAAACAAGCTTTGCTTGAGAATAAATTTAAAGGATTGGTTTACGATGCCGCAATGCCGGAAGGCGGTTTCCTACAGTTAAGTCTTTAG
- a CDS encoding peptide MFS transporter — MSVAKPQGTMLGHPKGLFLLFTTELWERFSYYAMRAILVLYLVDKVQSDGGHGLGWTQAEALSLYGTFTGLVYLTPLIGGWLADNVLGQRKAIYFGGALMAAGQFLLAAPHSWIPGLETTVFYIGLGTLILGNGLFKPNISTMVGDLYEEGDHRRDGAFTIFYMGINLGAALSGFIVAWAYTSFGHATIVDGQEVFVNNWQAGFFCAGVGMIFSLIIQFLFAQKYLGDIGRVPAAKLEKQKAEEKGEVRKEPLTKVERDRIKVIMVMGLFTIIFWAGFEQAGGLMNLFTNEFTDRMVGSFEVPTTWFQSLNAIFIVLFAPVIASIWIRLGKNEPNSPVKFALGLFLLAIGFLFMIGAVMQMGGDASVKSSMWWLVGAYFFHTMGELCLSPIGLSMVTKLAPLRIASLMMGAWFLFVAAANKIGGVVGSFIGHGGEKEEQLANAMAIFSGIAITAALSGIILYFMADKLVDWMHGAESKHQTEAEVLESEIAVTAEHEAIKR, encoded by the coding sequence ATGAGCGTAGCAAAACCACAAGGAACGATGCTTGGGCATCCTAAAGGATTGTTCCTGCTGTTTACAACAGAACTTTGGGAACGTTTTAGTTATTATGCAATGCGCGCCATTTTGGTACTTTATCTAGTCGATAAAGTGCAGAGTGATGGCGGGCATGGTCTAGGTTGGACTCAAGCTGAAGCATTATCGCTTTATGGTACTTTCACAGGGTTAGTCTACTTAACGCCACTTATCGGTGGCTGGTTAGCTGATAACGTACTGGGTCAACGTAAAGCCATTTATTTTGGTGGCGCATTAATGGCTGCGGGTCAATTCTTACTTGCCGCGCCGCACAGTTGGATCCCAGGTTTAGAAACAACTGTGTTCTATATTGGTTTGGGTACTCTCATTCTGGGTAACGGTTTATTCAAGCCAAACATCTCCACTATGGTGGGTGATCTTTACGAAGAAGGCGATCACCGTCGTGATGGCGCATTTACCATTTTCTACATGGGCATCAACTTAGGTGCTGCCCTGTCAGGCTTTATAGTCGCCTGGGCTTATACTAGCTTCGGACACGCTACTATCGTTGACGGACAAGAAGTGTTTGTTAACAACTGGCAAGCAGGTTTCTTCTGTGCCGGTGTTGGTATGATTTTCTCTTTAATCATCCAATTTTTGTTCGCACAGAAGTATTTAGGCGATATCGGCAGAGTGCCAGCCGCTAAGCTTGAAAAGCAAAAAGCGGAAGAGAAAGGTGAAGTACGTAAAGAACCGCTGACCAAAGTTGAACGTGACCGTATTAAAGTCATCATGGTAATGGGTTTGTTCACAATTATATTCTGGGCTGGTTTCGAACAAGCGGGCGGTTTAATGAACTTGTTCACTAACGAGTTCACCGATCGCATGGTCGGTAGCTTTGAAGTCCCAACAACATGGTTCCAATCATTAAACGCTATCTTTATCGTATTATTTGCACCTGTGATTGCTTCTATCTGGATCCGTTTAGGTAAGAATGAACCTAACTCTCCAGTTAAATTTGCGCTTGGCCTGTTCTTACTCGCGATCGGTTTCCTATTCATGATAGGTGCTGTAATGCAAATGGGCGGTGATGCATCGGTTAAATCGAGCATGTGGTGGTTAGTGGGCGCTTATTTCTTCCACACTATGGGTGAACTTTGCTTATCGCCTATCGGTTTATCTATGGTAACTAAGTTAGCACCTCTGCGCATCGCATCTTTGATGATGGGCGCTTGGTTCCTATTCGTTGCTGCCGCCAACAAGATTGGCGGTGTGGTTGGCTCATTCATCGGCCATGGCGGTGAAAAGGAAGAGCAACTGGCAAATGCAATGGCGATCTTCTCTGGCATTGCCATCACAGCAGCACTTTCTGGCATTATCCTGTATTTTATGGCTGATAAATTAGTGGACTGGATGCATGGCGCTGAGAGCAAGCATCAGACTGAAGCTGAAGTATTAGAAAGTGAAATTGCTGTAACTGCTGAACATGAAGCAATAAAACGCTAA
- the rfaH gene encoding transcription/translation regulatory transformer protein RfaH yields the protein MKAWYLLYCKPRSEARAQQNLALQNLETYLPMVSEEKSQRGRKQVCRVPLFPNYLFINFDPSQTSVRQVHSTRGVNRIVNCQEKMTPIDDRIIHAIRMKELTPSQTVLAEVPELKTGEKIRFTDGPFVDLEGIFQEKCPNKRCHVLFNIMGQIKTVTVPEQTVERVSI from the coding sequence ATGAAGGCATGGTACCTTTTGTATTGTAAGCCTCGTAGTGAAGCGAGAGCACAACAGAACTTAGCACTTCAAAATTTAGAGACCTATTTACCTATGGTCTCTGAAGAGAAATCTCAACGCGGGCGGAAACAAGTCTGTCGTGTACCATTATTCCCTAATTATTTATTCATCAATTTCGACCCAAGCCAGACAAGTGTTAGGCAGGTCCACTCTACTCGTGGTGTGAATCGAATCGTTAATTGTCAAGAAAAAATGACGCCTATTGACGACAGAATTATCCATGCCATTCGCATGAAAGAATTAACGCCTTCCCAAACGGTATTAGCCGAAGTACCAGAGCTAAAAACTGGGGAAAAAATTCGTTTTACAGATGGACCATTTGTTGATTTAGAAGGTATTTTCCAAGAAAAATGCCCGAATAAGCGTTGTCATGTTCTATTCAACATAATGGGACAAATAAAGACAGTTACAGTGCCAGAACAAACTGTTGAGCGGGTGAGTATTTAG